Proteins encoded together in one Tripterygium wilfordii isolate XIE 37 chromosome 14, ASM1340144v1, whole genome shotgun sequence window:
- the LOC120015746 gene encoding cytochrome P450 705A12-like: MTTITDVKYYYLFLFFLWLFSTFLLRYIFKKSTNKDGSNHLPPSPPSLPLVGHIHLLRKEIHLCFQRLAIKYGPLLYLRLGPFKFVLVSSASMATEVFKSHDVAFSSKPTSVFKDRLIFGNIGFILSPYGDYWRYLKKLTVTELFTAKQLQRSRNVRREELHRYLKKVLEKARGNEVFNVKMELMKMTNNTICRMAMSTRCSEEDNEAEQVQEVVFGSFELAMKTAIVALAGPLRGIVNWMYGGEEMEMDRKCDELLERMWKEHEERAKREGVDREDKDLMDIFMEAYHDTKSEFKITKNQIKACILDIFIAGTSTSTDAMQWMMTNLINHPKIFEKAREEIDSVVGNDRLVEETDLPNLPYLQAIVKEALRLYPPGSLLPRKTYKACQLSGYDIPKDIMVVFNLYAIMRDPEAWDNPDEFIPERFLSSNNEKANQIANLLTFGAGRRMCPGSTLALTMMNTTIASMVQCFDWKVGMDGDKVLNTEPKAGFHLSLEEPLQCRPIVRFNPFSS; encoded by the exons ATGACAACAATCACTGATGTGAAATACTACTACTTGTTCCTCTTCTTTCTCTGGCTCTTCTCAACCTTTCTCCTTCGATATATCttcaaaaaatcaacaaataagGATGGAAGCAACCATCTCCCTCCGAGCCCGCCGTCACTTCCATTGGTTGGTCACATCCACCTCCTAAGAAAAGAGATTCACCTCTGCTTCCAAAGACTTGCCATCAAATACGGCCCTCTCTTGTATCTCCGCTTAGGTCCTTTTAAGTTCGTTCTTGTGTCTTCCGCGTCTATGGCGACCGAGGTGTTCAAGTCCCACGACGTCGCGTTTTCATCGAAGCCTACCTCGGTCTTCAAGGACCGGTTGATATTTGGGAATATAGGGTTTATCCTTTCTCCTTATGGAGATTACTGGAGGTACTTGAAGAAATTGACGGTCACTGAGCTTTTTACCGCAAAACAACTTCAGAGATCGCGCAATGTTAGACGGGAGGAGCTACACCGGTATTTAAAGAAAGTATTGGAGAAAGCGAGGGGAAACGAGGTGTTCAATGTCAAGATGGAGTTGATGAAGATGACCAACAACACCATATGCAGGATGGCTATGAGCACGAGATGTTCGGAGGAAGATAATGAGGCCGAACAGGTGCAGGAGGTTGTTTTTGGGTCGTTTGAGTTGGCTATGAAGACTGCCATCGTAGCGCTGGCAGGACCTCTGAGAGGAATCGTTAATTGGATGTATGGGGgagaggagatggagatggataGAAAGTGCGACGAGTTGTTGGAGAGAATGTGGAAGGAGCATGAAGAGAGAGCGAAGCGAGAAGGTGTTGATAGAGAAGATAAAGATTTGATGGATATTTTCATGGAAGCTTATCATGATACAAAATCCGAGTTCAAGATTACCAAGAACCAGATCAAAGCTTGCATTCTG GATATCTTCATTGCAGGAACAAGTACATCTACAGATGCTATGCAATGGATGATGACGAATCTAATCAATCAtcctaaaatatttgaaaaagcAAGAGAAGAGATAGATTCAGTGGTGGGAAATGACAGACTGGTTGAAGAAACAGATCTTCCAAACCTCCCATACTTGCAAGCTATTGTGAAGGAAGCACTAAGACTATACCCACCAGGATCTCTTTTGCCAAGAAAAACCTACAAAGCCTGTCAACTCTCAGGCTATGATATTCCCAAGGACATCATGGTAGTTTTCAATTTATATGCCATAATGAGAGACCCTGAAGCTTGGGATAATCCAGATGAATTCATCCCTGAAAGATTCTTGTCTTCCAATAACGAAAAAGCAAATCAAATTGCCAACCTTCTCACTTTTGGTGCCGGAAGAAGGATGTGTCCTGGATCAACCTTAGCTCTTACCATGATGAACACTACTATTGCATCAATGGTTCAATGCTTTGATTGGAAGGTTGGTATGGATGGAGATAAAGTACTGAATACGGAACCAAAAGCCGGCTTCCATTTGTCGCTTGAAGAGCCTCTTCAGTGTCGTCCAATCGTTCGGTTCAATCCATTTTCTTCTTAA
- the LOC120015775 gene encoding cytochrome P450 705A12-like, translating into MTTVTDVKYYYLFLFFLWLFSTFLLRYIFKKSTNKDGSNHLPPSPPSLPLVGHIHLLRKEIHLCFQRLAIKYGPLLYLRLGPFKFVLVSSASMATEVFKSHDVAFSSKPTSVFKDRLIFGNIGFVLSPYGDYWRYLKKLTVTELFTAKQLQRSRNVRREELHRYLKKVLEKARGNEVFNVKMELMKMTNNTICRMALSTRCSEEDNEAERVQEVVFGSFELAMKTAIVALAGPLRGIVNWMYGGEEMEMDRKCDELLERMWKEHEERAKRDGVDREDKDLMDIFMEAYHDTKSEFKITKNQIKACILDIFIAGTSTSTDAMQWMMTNLINHPKIFEKAREEIDSVVGNDRLVEETDLPNLPYLQAIVKEALRLYPPGSLLPRKTYKACQLSGYDIPKDIMVVFNLYAIMRDPEAWDNPDEFIPERFLSSNNEKANQIANLLTFGAGRRMCPGSTLALTMMNTTIASMVQCFDWKVGMDGDKVLNTEPKAGFHLSLEEPLQCRPIVRFNPFSS; encoded by the exons ATGACAACAGTCACTGATGTGAAATACTACTACTTGTTCCTCTTCTTTCTCTGGCTCTTCTCAACCTTTCTCCTTCGATATATCTTCAAAAAATCGACAAATAAGGATGGAAGCAACCATCTCCCTCCGAGCCCGCCGTCACTTCCATTGGTTGGTCACATCCACCTCCTAAGAAAAGAGATTCACCTCTGCTTCCAAAGACTTGCCATCAAATACGGCCCTCTCTTGTATCTCCGCTTAGGTCCTTTTAAGTTCGTTCTTGTGTCTTCCGCGTCTATGGCGACCGAGGTGTTCAAGTCCCACGACGTCGCGTTTTCATCGAAGCCTACCTCGGTCTTCAAGGACCGGTTGATATTTGGGAATATAGGGTTTGTCCTTTCTCCTTATGGAGATTACTGGAGGTACTTGAAGAAACTGACGGTCACTGAGCTTTTTACTGCGAAACAGCTCCAGAGATCGCGCAACGTTAGAAGGGAGGAGCTACACCGGTATTTAAAGAAAGTATTGGAGAAAGCGAGGGGAAACGAGGTGTTCAATGTCAAGATGGAGTTGATGAAGATGACCAACAACACCATATGCAGGATGGCTTTGAGCACGAGATGTTCGGAGGAAGATAATGAGGCCGAACGGGTGCAGGAGGTTGTTTTTGGGTCGTTTGAGTTGGCTATGAAGACGGCCATCGTAGCGCTGGCTGGACCTCTGAGAGGAATCGTTAATTGGATGTATGGGGgagaggagatggagatggacaGAAAGTGCGACGAGTTGTTGGAGAGAATGTGGAAGGAGCATGAAGAGAGAGCGAAGCGAGATGGTGTTGATAGAGAAGATAAAGATTTGATGGATATTTTCATGGAAGCTTATCATGATACAAAATCCGAGTTCAAGATTACCAAGAACCAGATCAAAGCCTGCATTCTG GATATCTTCATTGCAGGAACAAGTACATCTACAGATGCTATGCAATGGATGATGACGAATCTAATCAATCAtcctaaaatatttgaaaaagcAAGAGAAGAGATAGATTCAGTGGTGGGAAATGACAGACTGGTTGAAGAAACAGATCTTCCAAACCTCCCATACTTGCAAGCTATTGTGAAGGAAGCACTAAGACTATACCCACCAGGATCTCTTTTGCCAAGAAAAACCTACAAAGCCTGTCAACTCTCAGGCTATGATATTCCCAAGGACATCATGGTAGTTTTCAATTTATATGCCATAATGAGAGACCCTGAAGCTTGGGATAATCCAGATGAATTCATCCCTGAAAGATTCTTGTCTTCCAATAACGAAAAAGCAAATCAAATTGCCAACCTTCTCACTTTTGGTGCCGGAAGAAGGATGTGTCCTGGATCAACCTTAGCTCTTACCATGATGAACACTACTATTGCATCAATGGTTCAATGCTTTGATTGGAAGGTTGGTATGGATGGAGATAAAGTACTGAATACGGAACCAAAAGCCGGCTTCCATTTGTCGCTTGAAGAGCCTCTTCAGTGTCGTCCAATCGTTCGGTTCAATCCATTTTCTTCTTAA